The following are encoded in a window of Haloarcula laminariae genomic DNA:
- a CDS encoding Zn-ribbon domain-containing protein, with amino-acid sequence MPHQCTNCGRGFEDGSQEMLSGCPNCGGNKFQFRPEGSDSSPTAEEPPEPPEPPGGNSTVAKTVGQTAATVRDIVGGSSGEPTVGADTDSGTDPEPTGTDGQIDAGAAGTENSAQASARGEVVSPDELPDHTGEGDREFEPAGADSAASVEPPTDDDGDRPDLSELREELNDQFESIKVVEPGQYELNLMELYDREEYIVALQEDGHYSIQVPETIRE; translated from the coding sequence ATGCCACATCAGTGTACGAACTGCGGCCGCGGGTTCGAGGACGGCTCACAGGAGATGCTGTCGGGCTGTCCGAACTGCGGCGGCAACAAGTTCCAGTTCCGGCCTGAGGGGAGCGATAGCTCGCCCACGGCGGAGGAGCCGCCCGAGCCGCCGGAGCCTCCCGGCGGAAACAGCACCGTCGCCAAGACGGTCGGGCAGACGGCGGCGACGGTGCGGGACATCGTCGGCGGTTCGAGCGGCGAACCCACAGTCGGCGCCGACACCGATAGCGGGACCGACCCCGAGCCGACCGGGACGGACGGCCAGATAGACGCCGGCGCGGCCGGAACGGAGAACTCCGCGCAGGCGAGCGCTCGCGGGGAAGTCGTCTCCCCGGACGAACTGCCCGACCACACGGGCGAGGGCGACCGCGAGTTCGAGCCGGCGGGCGCCGACTCGGCGGCGTCGGTCGAACCGCCGACCGACGACGACGGCGACCGGCCGGACCTCAGCGAGCTTCGCGAGGAGCTCAACGACCAGTTCGAGTCCATCAAGGTCGTCGAACCCGGCCAGTACGAGCTGAACCTGATGGAGCTGTACGACCGCGAGGAGTACATCGTCGCCCTGCAGGAGGACGGCCACTACTCCATTCAGGTGCCCGAGACCATCCGGGAGTAG
- the serA gene encoding phosphoglycerate dehydrogenase, producing MKVLVTDPIADAGLDRLREAGHEVVTAYDVEGEALLDAVSDANALIVRSGTEVTDEVLAAAPDLIIVGRAGIGVDNIDIDAATDHGVIVANAPDGNVRAAAEHSVAMAFATARSIPQAHDRLKGGDWAKGEFLGTEVNNKTLGVVGFGRVGQQVAKRLGSLGMDIVTFDPYISEERAKQFGARLADDLEDCLEAADFVTIHTPLTPETENMIGEEELALLEGGYVVNCARGGIIDEPALAEAVEDGILNGAALDVFAEEPLAEDSPLLDVDDVIVTPHLGASTEAAQENVATSTAEQIIAAANGQPVANALNAPSLDRATFEAVEPYLELASTAGRIAVQLFDGHMSSVEVTYAGDIADEDVEYVTASALEGVFTPSDIQVNAVNAPQIAEERGIDVTESKTSSAEDYQSLITVTVSDGEESVSVCGTQFGGEESRIVRIDGHRIEAVPHGHMLVVRNRDEPGTIGFIGTALGEADINIAGMFNGRETIGGEALSIYNLDEKPAVDLIDRLNADDRIIETTYVALGDE from the coding sequence ATGAAGGTACTCGTCACGGACCCCATCGCAGACGCCGGGCTCGACCGGTTACGCGAGGCGGGCCACGAGGTAGTCACAGCCTACGACGTCGAGGGCGAGGCGCTGCTCGATGCGGTCTCGGACGCCAACGCGCTCATCGTCCGCTCGGGCACCGAGGTCACCGACGAGGTGCTCGCCGCGGCGCCCGACCTCATCATCGTCGGTCGGGCCGGCATCGGCGTCGACAACATCGACATCGACGCCGCCACCGACCACGGGGTCATCGTCGCCAACGCCCCCGACGGTAACGTCCGCGCCGCCGCCGAACACAGCGTCGCGATGGCCTTCGCTACCGCCCGCTCTATCCCACAGGCCCACGACCGCCTCAAAGGCGGCGACTGGGCCAAAGGCGAGTTCCTCGGCACCGAGGTCAACAACAAGACCCTCGGCGTCGTCGGCTTCGGCCGCGTCGGCCAGCAGGTCGCCAAGCGACTCGGCAGCCTGGGGATGGACATCGTCACTTTCGACCCCTACATCAGCGAGGAGCGGGCCAAGCAGTTCGGTGCCAGGCTCGCCGACGACCTCGAAGACTGCCTGGAGGCGGCCGACTTCGTCACCATCCACACGCCGCTGACCCCCGAGACCGAGAACATGATCGGCGAGGAGGAGCTCGCCCTGCTCGAAGGCGGCTACGTCGTCAACTGCGCCCGCGGCGGTATCATCGACGAGCCCGCCCTCGCCGAAGCCGTCGAAGACGGTATCCTCAACGGCGCTGCCCTGGACGTCTTCGCCGAGGAGCCCCTCGCCGAGGACTCCCCGCTGCTCGATGTCGACGACGTCATCGTCACACCCCACCTCGGGGCGTCGACCGAGGCCGCCCAGGAGAACGTCGCCACCTCTACGGCCGAGCAGATCATCGCCGCGGCCAACGGCCAGCCCGTCGCCAACGCGCTCAACGCCCCCTCGCTCGACAGGGCCACCTTCGAGGCCGTCGAGCCGTACCTCGAACTCGCCTCCACGGCGGGTCGCATCGCCGTCCAGCTGTTCGACGGCCACATGAGCTCCGTCGAGGTCACCTACGCCGGCGACATCGCCGACGAGGACGTCGAGTACGTCACCGCCAGCGCGCTGGAGGGCGTCTTCACCCCCTCGGACATCCAGGTCAACGCCGTCAACGCCCCCCAGATAGCCGAGGAGCGCGGCATCGACGTGACCGAGTCAAAGACCTCCTCGGCGGAGGACTACCAGAGCCTCATCACCGTCACCGTCTCCGACGGCGAGGAGTCGGTGTCGGTCTGTGGGACCCAGTTCGGCGGCGAGGAGTCCCGCATCGTCCGCATCGACGGCCACCGCATCGAGGCCGTCCCCCACGGGCACATGCTCGTCGTCCGCAACCGTGACGAACCGGGTACCATCGGCTTCATCGGCACCGCCCTAGGCGAGGCCGACATCAACATCGCCGGGATGTTCAACGGCCGCGAGACCATCGGCGGGGAGGCGCTCTCCATCTACAACCTGGACGAGAAGCCCGCCGTCGACCTCATCGACCGACTCAACGCCGACGACCGCATCATCGAGACGACCTACGTCGCCCTGGGCGACGAGTAA
- the mdh gene encoding malate dehydrogenase, with amino-acid sequence MTKVSIVGAAGTVGAAAGYSIALRDIADELVFVDIPDKEEDTVGQAADTNHGIAYDSNTTVQQGDYADTAGSDVVVITAGIPRQPGQTRIDLAGDNAPIMEDIQSSLDEHNDDYVSLTTSNPVDLLNRHLYEAGDRSREQVIGFGGRLDSARFRYVLAERFDAPTTNVEATILGEHGDAQVPVFSKVRVDGRDPTFSADEREEILSDLQESAMDVIERKGATQWGPARGVAHMVEAILRDTGAVFPASVKLEGEFGHEDTAFGVPVRLGSDGVEEIIEWDLEDYEQELMAEAAEKLEEQYDKIS; translated from the coding sequence ATGACAAAGGTAAGCATTGTCGGTGCGGCCGGAACCGTCGGTGCCGCCGCGGGCTACAGTATCGCGCTACGGGACATCGCCGACGAGCTCGTCTTCGTCGACATCCCGGACAAGGAGGAAGACACCGTCGGACAGGCCGCGGACACGAACCACGGCATCGCCTACGACTCCAACACCACGGTCCAACAGGGCGACTACGCCGACACCGCCGGCTCCGACGTGGTCGTCATCACGGCCGGCATCCCGCGCCAGCCCGGCCAGACCCGCATCGACCTCGCGGGCGACAACGCGCCCATCATGGAGGACATCCAGTCCTCGCTCGACGAGCACAACGACGACTACGTCTCCCTGACCACCTCCAACCCCGTCGACCTGCTTAACCGCCACCTCTACGAGGCCGGCGACCGGTCGCGCGAGCAGGTCATCGGCTTCGGCGGCCGGCTGGACTCGGCCCGTTTCCGCTACGTTCTCGCCGAGCGCTTCGACGCGCCGACGACAAACGTCGAGGCGACCATCCTGGGCGAGCACGGCGACGCACAGGTCCCCGTCTTCTCGAAAGTCCGGGTCGACGGCCGCGACCCCACCTTCTCCGCCGACGAGCGCGAGGAGATTCTCTCCGACCTCCAGGAGTCCGCGATGGACGTCATCGAGCGCAAGGGCGCGACCCAGTGGGGCCCGGCACGGGGCGTCGCCCACATGGTCGAGGCCATCCTCCGGGACACCGGTGCGGTGTTCCCGGCGTCGGTCAAGCTAGAGGGGGAGTTCGGCCACGAGGACACCGCCTTCGGCGTCCCGGTCCGGCTTGGCAGTGACGGGGTCGAGGAGATAATCGAGTGGGACCTGGAGGACTACGAACAGGAGCTGATGGCCGAAGCCGCCGAGAAGCTCGAAGAGCAGTACGACAAAATCTCGTAG
- a CDS encoding DUF7556 family protein, protein MEPDTVAPTQVAAESEVMASVEEGPTDTFVIADVSTDDAYMTLPLADAASLPEWR, encoded by the coding sequence ATGGAGCCGGATACGGTTGCCCCAACGCAGGTTGCTGCCGAATCGGAGGTCATGGCTTCCGTCGAGGAAGGGCCGACTGATACGTTCGTCATCGCGGACGTCTCGACCGACGACGCGTACATGACACTCCCGCTCGCGGACGCCGCCTCGCTCCCCGAGTGGCGGTAG
- a CDS encoding dolichol kinase, which translates to MADEVARRLVHVTGSAVPLGYLFGGDLVGWRVVQLFLAVALVLVVVLEFLRLSVGLDWAIYDRLTREYEQDNPAGYALYIVGMAAVAGAVDVGLPTDVAVAAMFMLAIGDPISGLLGSADASNVKQAWVLLVMFGVCTLLAAPFVPTAAAVLGGVAATFADGVKPTVAGYVVDDNFSIPVFGAAAMWVGVVAVPGL; encoded by the coding sequence ATGGCCGACGAGGTCGCCCGCCGGCTCGTTCACGTGACGGGGTCAGCGGTGCCGCTTGGCTACCTGTTCGGCGGCGACCTCGTGGGCTGGCGGGTCGTCCAGCTGTTTCTCGCCGTCGCGCTGGTCCTCGTCGTCGTGCTGGAGTTCCTCCGGCTGTCGGTCGGGCTCGACTGGGCCATCTACGACCGGCTCACCCGCGAGTACGAACAGGACAACCCGGCCGGCTACGCGCTGTACATCGTCGGCATGGCCGCGGTGGCCGGCGCGGTCGACGTCGGGCTCCCGACAGACGTCGCCGTCGCCGCGATGTTCATGCTGGCCATCGGGGACCCCATCAGCGGCCTGCTCGGGTCGGCCGACGCCAGCAACGTCAAACAGGCGTGGGTGTTGCTCGTGATGTTCGGGGTCTGTACGCTGCTTGCCGCCCCGTTCGTCCCGACCGCGGCGGCGGTGCTCGGCGGGGTCGCGGCCACCTTCGCAGACGGGGTCAAACCGACCGTCGCCGGCTACGTCGTCGACGACAACTTCTCGATTCCGGTGTTCGGCGCCGCCGCGATGTGGGTCGGTGTCGTCGCCGTTCCGGGGCTCTGA
- the glyS gene encoding glycine--tRNA ligase: MNEGERLTELAKRRGFYFPAAGAYGGAAGFWTYGPQGAALKDNVEDAWRDRFVVQAGHQEISAPDVMPEPVFKASGHLDGFDDMIIECGECGATHRADHIVEDNTDIEEAESLPNEEVMEIIADHDIPCPSCQASLADEPVDNFNLMFETNIGPGTSSPGYLRPETAQGIFVEFPQLSEYARNQLPFGVAQIGKAYRNEISPRKSLVRVREFTQAELEHFVDPEEDEPPLEQVADVTLPLYSGESQEAEDGGVERLTVREAVDEGVITSDWVAYYLGVARDWYERIGIDMDRFRFRQHLPGELAHYASDCWDAEAEIDGDWIEITGFAYRGDYDLQKHAEHSGEDYTVFKQYDEPVTVERPTVDPDMSYLGPEFGGDAGAVADALEALAETDPDAFDGEDVTVEVDGEEATVPVEQTGFSVEEVTENGEHITPHVVEPSFGVGRLIYTVLAHAYREDEVDGEERTYLELPPEQAPTTVGVFPLMDRDGLGEYARELAEALRRAGHSVTYDDSGAIGRRYRRQDEIGTPYCVTVDYESIGEPKDGEDPDDLRTDTVTLRERDSTAQKRVSIDGLAETVGRLVDGDVAFDDL, from the coding sequence ATGAACGAGGGCGAGCGCCTGACCGAGCTGGCCAAGCGGCGGGGCTTTTACTTCCCCGCCGCGGGCGCCTACGGCGGCGCCGCCGGCTTCTGGACCTACGGGCCACAGGGCGCCGCCCTGAAGGACAACGTCGAGGACGCCTGGCGCGACCGCTTCGTCGTCCAGGCCGGCCACCAGGAAATCTCGGCCCCGGACGTGATGCCCGAACCCGTCTTCAAGGCCTCGGGCCACCTGGACGGCTTCGACGACATGATAATCGAGTGCGGGGAGTGTGGCGCGACCCACCGGGCCGACCACATCGTCGAGGACAACACGGATATCGAGGAGGCCGAATCGCTCCCCAACGAGGAGGTCATGGAGATCATAGCCGACCACGACATCCCCTGTCCCTCCTGTCAGGCGTCGCTGGCCGACGAGCCGGTCGATAACTTCAACCTGATGTTCGAGACGAACATCGGGCCGGGCACGTCCTCGCCGGGCTATCTGCGCCCCGAGACCGCCCAGGGCATCTTCGTCGAGTTCCCCCAGCTCTCGGAGTACGCCCGGAACCAGCTCCCCTTCGGCGTCGCACAGATAGGCAAGGCCTATCGCAACGAGATATCCCCCCGGAAATCTCTCGTGCGCGTGCGCGAGTTCACGCAGGCCGAACTGGAGCACTTCGTCGACCCCGAGGAGGACGAGCCGCCCCTCGAACAGGTGGCGGACGTGACCCTCCCCCTCTACTCGGGCGAGAGCCAGGAGGCCGAGGACGGCGGCGTCGAGCGACTGACGGTCCGCGAGGCCGTCGACGAGGGGGTCATCACCAGCGACTGGGTCGCCTACTACCTGGGCGTCGCCCGTGACTGGTACGAGCGCATCGGTATCGACATGGACCGGTTCCGCTTTCGCCAGCACCTCCCCGGCGAGCTCGCTCACTACGCCTCGGACTGCTGGGACGCCGAGGCCGAGATCGACGGCGACTGGATAGAGATAACCGGCTTCGCCTACCGCGGCGACTACGACCTGCAGAAACACGCCGAGCACTCCGGCGAGGACTACACCGTCTTCAAGCAGTACGACGAGCCGGTCACGGTCGAGCGCCCGACCGTCGACCCGGACATGAGCTATCTCGGGCCGGAGTTCGGCGGCGACGCGGGCGCGGTCGCGGACGCACTCGAAGCGCTCGCCGAGACCGACCCCGATGCCTTCGACGGCGAGGACGTGACGGTCGAAGTAGACGGCGAGGAGGCGACCGTTCCAGTCGAACAGACCGGCTTCAGCGTCGAGGAAGTGACCGAGAACGGCGAACACATCACGCCCCACGTCGTCGAGCCGTCCTTCGGCGTCGGCCGGCTCATCTACACCGTGTTGGCCCACGCCTACCGGGAGGACGAGGTCGACGGCGAGGAGCGGACCTACCTCGAACTGCCGCCCGAGCAGGCCCCGACCACGGTCGGCGTCTTCCCGCTGATGGACCGGGACGGACTGGGCGAGTACGCCCGGGAACTGGCCGAGGCGCTCCGGCGGGCCGGCCACTCGGTCACCTACGACGACTCGGGCGCCATCGGCCGGCGCTACCGGCGCCAGGACGAAATCGGCACGCCCTACTGTGTCACCGTGGACTACGAGTCCATCGGCGAACCGAAAGACGGCGAGGACCCAGACGACCTGCGGACCGACACCGTCACGCTCAGGGAGCGCGACTCCACGGCACAGAAACGGGTCTCCATCGACGGGTTGGCCGAGACCGTCGGGCGTCTCGTCGACGGCGACGTCGCCTTCGACGACCTGTAA
- a CDS encoding Sjogren's syndrome/scleroderma autoantigen 1 family protein: protein MSDFDKEAEREKLREKYGEDEQKREATEQMSELLLKGATMTNAHCTDCGDPIFRYDGQEFCPTCQKPVARDQSGADADGDHIEVTDPSDDATVQFGDGQDGAAAAQDGTDPAAPASGAADASADTADAAGDAGGEPSAADQQTADAAGHPPAADRDATREVPSADPNRAPAGDVGSQGTDTRSADSATEPGASPTARSSAPFRRRGSADDSVTAELSAAESLLAETVHRFAQRAAESDDPRTAREHLGAAREAAEALDAVRF from the coding sequence ATGAGCGATTTCGACAAGGAAGCCGAACGCGAGAAACTCCGCGAGAAGTACGGCGAGGACGAGCAAAAGCGCGAGGCGACCGAGCAGATGAGCGAGCTGCTGCTGAAGGGCGCGACGATGACCAACGCCCACTGCACGGACTGTGGGGACCCCATCTTCCGCTACGACGGCCAGGAGTTCTGTCCCACCTGCCAGAAACCGGTCGCTCGCGACCAGTCGGGGGCGGACGCCGACGGCGACCACATCGAGGTGACCGACCCGAGCGACGACGCGACGGTCCAGTTCGGCGACGGGCAGGACGGGGCCGCCGCTGCGCAGGACGGGACGGACCCAGCGGCCCCGGCGAGCGGTGCTGCGGACGCGAGCGCCGACACTGCGGACGCGGCCGGCGACGCCGGGGGAGAGCCGTCGGCTGCCGACCAGCAAACCGCCGACGCCGCCGGACACCCGCCGGCCGCCGACAGGGACGCCACGCGGGAGGTCCCTTCGGCCGACCCCAACCGGGCGCCGGCGGGCGACGTCGGGTCGCAAGGGACCGACACTCGCTCGGCTGACTCGGCGACGGAGCCGGGCGCCTCACCAACGGCCCGCTCCTCGGCCCCGTTCCGACGCCGTGGCAGCGCCGACGACTCGGTGACTGCGGAGCTGTCGGCGGCCGAGTCGCTGCTCGCGGAGACGGTCCACCGGTTCGCACAGCGGGCCGCAGAGAGCGACGACCCGCGGACCGCCCGCGAACATCTCGGTGCGGCCCGCGAGGCAGCCGAAGCCCTCGACGCCGTCCGGTTCTAG
- a CDS encoding redoxin domain-containing protein: MGERENHRLDFELPNVGRGSETVQSCELLGDGDSLLVVLLGSHYCSRSRKLVRALSERHDAFSRRATTVVPVLPDIRERARLWDRQYGLPFPMLVDPKPDGERETTSRGGADGFGAFGPLQESVESLPAVALCRGDDGGLSVVATETEATLDVPVVESLLGFVDRHRPADPRPADDAAVDS; the protein is encoded by the coding sequence GTGGGCGAACGCGAGAACCATCGACTCGACTTCGAACTTCCGAACGTCGGGCGCGGGAGCGAGACGGTACAGTCCTGCGAACTGCTCGGCGACGGCGACTCCCTGCTCGTGGTGTTGCTGGGCAGCCACTACTGTTCACGGTCCCGAAAACTCGTCCGGGCGCTGTCCGAACGCCACGACGCCTTTTCCCGGCGAGCCACGACGGTTGTCCCCGTGTTGCCCGACATCCGCGAGCGTGCCAGGCTGTGGGACCGGCAGTACGGCCTGCCGTTCCCGATGTTGGTCGACCCGAAACCCGACGGGGAACGCGAGACGACGAGCCGGGGCGGCGCCGACGGGTTCGGGGCGTTCGGACCGCTCCAGGAGTCGGTCGAATCGCTCCCGGCGGTTGCGCTCTGTCGCGGCGACGACGGCGGACTCTCCGTCGTCGCGACCGAAACCGAAGCGACGCTGGACGTGCCGGTCGTCGAGTCGCTGCTGGGCTTCGTCGACCGTCACCGGCCCGCGGACCCAAGGCCGGCCGACGACGCGGCAGTAGACAGCTAG
- a CDS encoding CBS domain-containing protein gives MNVADAMTPRSEVVTVEIPGTRDDVLEYLQKRAFSSVPVIKETDDGEQFRGLVSRDALINRPDEDQLALLVDEVPTITADATIEAAAELMLAEGERRVPVVDGRLEGIITVTDIVHAIANGDTVGDSEVGGLARSDINCLYAGSPLTVAERELSYAEVPYGVVLDDDGDMAGMLTVVDIIEVARVVEGEDDTGDSIANQDDDWAWEGIKAVGGRYMPTRNVEIPVEPVREFMTGDVVTVSKRRTAKEAAQLMIEHDIEQIPLVSGDELVGIVRDVDLLEGL, from the coding sequence ATGAACGTCGCAGACGCTATGACGCCGCGCTCGGAGGTCGTCACGGTGGAAATTCCGGGCACCCGTGACGACGTGCTGGAGTATCTGCAGAAGCGGGCTTTCTCGTCAGTTCCCGTGATCAAAGAGACCGACGACGGCGAACAGTTCCGCGGACTCGTCTCCCGGGACGCCCTCATCAACCGGCCCGACGAGGACCAGCTGGCCCTGCTGGTCGATGAGGTCCCGACCATCACCGCCGACGCCACCATCGAGGCGGCGGCCGAGCTGATGCTCGCGGAGGGGGAACGCCGGGTGCCGGTCGTCGACGGGCGCCTGGAGGGAATCATCACGGTGACTGACATCGTCCACGCCATCGCCAACGGCGACACCGTCGGCGACAGCGAGGTCGGCGGCCTGGCCCGCAGCGATATCAACTGTCTCTACGCCGGGAGCCCGCTGACCGTCGCCGAACGGGAGCTGTCCTACGCCGAAGTGCCCTACGGCGTCGTGCTCGACGACGACGGGGACATGGCGGGGATGCTCACCGTGGTCGACATCATCGAGGTCGCCCGCGTCGTGGAGGGCGAGGACGACACCGGCGACTCCATCGCCAACCAGGACGACGACTGGGCCTGGGAGGGTATCAAGGCCGTCGGCGGGCGCTACATGCCCACGCGCAACGTCGAGATACCGGTCGAACCCGTCCGGGAGTTCATGACCGGCGACGTCGTCACCGTCAGCAAACGGCGCACCGCCAAGGAGGCCGCACAGCTGATGATAGAGCACGACATCGAGCAGATTCCGCTCGTCTCGGGCGACGAGCTCGTCGGTATCGTCCGTGACGTCGACCTGCTGGAGGGGCTATGA
- a CDS encoding DUF2073 domain-containing protein gives MAEVKDPSDGVQIDLISGERMDGLTSMEKIRLILDGVRDGNIVILEEGLSPDEESKLIEVTMTEISPDEFNGIEIETYPKSEAADASLLDRIMGKESTKKLTVIGPANQIETLHKDKNLISALVSRK, from the coding sequence ATGGCAGAAGTCAAAGACCCAAGCGACGGCGTCCAGATCGACCTCATCAGCGGGGAGCGCATGGACGGCCTGACCTCCATGGAGAAGATTCGGCTCATTCTCGACGGCGTGCGCGACGGGAACATCGTCATCCTCGAAGAGGGCCTCTCGCCCGACGAGGAGTCCAAACTCATCGAGGTCACGATGACCGAGATAAGCCCCGACGAGTTCAACGGTATCGAGATAGAGACCTACCCCAAATCCGAGGCGGCCGACGCGAGTCTGCTTGACCGCATCATGGGCAAGGAGTCGACGAAGAAACTCACCGTCATCGGGCCGGCCAACCAGATAGAGACCCTCCACAAGGACAAGAACCTCATCAGCGCGCTGGTCTCCCGGAAATAA
- a CDS encoding DEAD/DEAH box helicase → MATTVDGEHLEHPLVTDGFLENRRYQVELADTASRDHTLVCLPTGLGKTAVSLLVTARRLHDVGGKSLLLAPTKPLVQQHAEFYREALTVPDDEIVVFTGEVRPDDRAALFEDATVVIATPQVVENDLVGNRIDLTRVTHCTFDECHRATGDYAYNYIADRYHADAADPLVTAMSASPGDDEEGILQVCENLGLSEVAVMTEDDADVAEYTHDTDVDWKRIDLPEVVVEIRDGINEVVADRLDQLRELGVTNKSSPDLSERDIQGMQAELRKLMNNDQSEGYQGMSLLAEIRKLRTAVTYVETQSVESLRRYFERLKEAARSSGASKADQRLVSEPKIREAMRKAESYDDLHPKFRRTRMLLAETLGIENGERVIVFTESRDTAETLVDFLSDHFTTQKFVGQSDTDGSEGMTQTEQQETLERFRNGEFEVLVSTSVAEEGLDVPEVDLVLFYEPVPTAIRAIQRKGRTGRQAEGRVVVLLANDTRDEAYFWKARNDQKRMAKELDELKSVAGELSAELDQTGLDDYEDSEGDGSGTATETAANGTSADDGQAGLDAFAGQDMTASESDDAEATEADAADGDDGESDGVVAKAGGDADDIEIVADQRELDSTIARDLSTRDGVETRLETLAVGDYVLSDRVAVERKTVSDFLDTLTGGDRSMFEQVGDAARNYARPVVVIEGGDLYGERNVHAKSINGALASLAVDFGASVLRTDDQDETADLLETIATREQDDGDRTVSVHGEKQAKTVAEQQEYVVASVAEVGPVTARSLLEQFGSVEAVMTATHDELLDVDGIGEVTAERIRSVVGGTYDP, encoded by the coding sequence ATGGCGACCACCGTCGACGGCGAGCACCTTGAACACCCGCTGGTCACCGATGGGTTCCTGGAGAACCGCCGGTACCAGGTCGAACTCGCCGACACCGCGAGCCGGGACCACACGCTGGTCTGTCTCCCGACCGGGCTGGGCAAGACGGCCGTCTCCCTGCTGGTCACGGCCCGGCGGCTCCACGATGTCGGCGGGAAATCCCTGCTGCTCGCGCCGACGAAACCCCTCGTCCAGCAACACGCCGAGTTCTACCGCGAGGCGCTGACGGTTCCCGACGACGAAATCGTCGTCTTCACCGGCGAGGTCCGCCCCGACGACCGCGCCGCCCTCTTCGAGGACGCCACCGTGGTCATCGCGACCCCGCAGGTCGTCGAGAACGACCTCGTGGGCAACCGCATCGACCTCACACGGGTAACGCACTGCACCTTCGACGAGTGCCACCGGGCGACCGGCGACTACGCCTACAACTACATCGCCGACCGCTACCACGCCGACGCCGCCGACCCGCTCGTCACCGCGATGAGCGCCTCGCCCGGGGACGACGAGGAGGGGATACTGCAGGTCTGTGAGAACCTCGGGCTCTCCGAGGTCGCGGTGATGACCGAGGACGACGCCGACGTCGCCGAGTACACCCACGACACGGACGTGGACTGGAAGCGAATCGACCTGCCGGAGGTCGTCGTCGAGATACGGGACGGCATCAACGAGGTGGTCGCGGACCGGCTGGACCAGCTCCGGGAGCTCGGCGTCACCAACAAGTCATCGCCGGACCTCTCCGAGCGGGACATCCAGGGGATGCAGGCCGAGCTCCGCAAGCTGATGAACAACGACCAGAGCGAGGGGTACCAGGGGATGAGCCTGCTGGCCGAGATCCGGAAGCTGCGGACCGCCGTCACCTACGTCGAGACCCAGAGCGTCGAGTCGCTGCGCCGCTACTTCGAGCGGCTGAAGGAGGCCGCCCGCTCCTCGGGGGCCTCGAAGGCCGACCAGCGCCTCGTCAGCGAGCCCAAAATCCGGGAGGCGATGCGGAAAGCCGAGAGCTACGACGACCTCCACCCCAAGTTCCGGCGGACCCGGATGCTGCTTGCCGAGACGCTGGGCATCGAGAACGGCGAGCGCGTCATCGTCTTCACCGAATCCCGTGACACCGCCGAGACGCTGGTCGATTTCCTCTCGGACCACTTCACCACACAGAAGTTCGTCGGACAGAGCGACACAGACGGCAGCGAGGGGATGACACAGACCGAACAGCAGGAGACCCTAGAGCGGTTCCGGAACGGGGAGTTCGAGGTGCTAGTCTCGACCTCCGTCGCCGAGGAGGGACTGGACGTACCGGAGGTCGACCTCGTCCTCTTCTACGAGCCGGTGCCGACGGCGATTCGGGCCATCCAGCGCAAGGGCCGGACTGGCCGCCAGGCGGAGGGTCGCGTCGTCGTCCTGCTCGCGAACGACACCCGTGACGAGGCCTACTTCTGGAAGGCCCGCAACGACCAGAAGCGGATGGCCAAGGAGTTAGACGAGCTCAAGAGCGTCGCCGGGGAGCTGTCGGCCGAGCTGGACCAGACCGGGCTGGACGACTACGAGGACAGCGAGGGGGACGGAAGTGGTACCGCGACGGAAACGGCCGCGAACGGTACCAGCGCCGACGACGGCCAAGCGGGGCTGGACGCGTTCGCCGGCCAGGACATGACCGCAAGCGAGAGCGACGACGCCGAGGCGACCGAAGCTGACGCTGCCGACGGCGATGACGGCGAGAGCGACGGGGTCGTCGCCAAAGCCGGTGGCGACGCCGACGATATCGAAATCGTCGCCGACCAGCGCGAACTGGACTCGACCATCGCCCGGGACCTCTCGACCCGGGACGGTGTCGAGACGCGCCTGGAGACGCTGGCCGTCGGGGACTACGTGCTCTCGGACCGCGTCGCCGTCGAGCGAAAGACCGTCTCGGACTTCCTCGATACGCTGACCGGCGGCGACCGATCGATGTTCGAGCAGGTCGGCGACGCCGCCCGCAACTACGCGCGGCCGGTGGTCGTCATCGAGGGCGGCGACCTCTACGGCGAGCGCAACGTCCACGCGAAATCCATCAACGGCGCGCTGGCGTCGCTGGCCGTCGACTTCGGCGCGAGCGTCCTCCGAACCGACGACCAGGACGAGACCGCCGACCTGCTCGAGACTATCGCGACCCGCGAGCAGGACGACGGCGACCGAACGGTCAGCGTCCACGGCGAGAAACAGGCAAAGACCGTCGCGGAACAACAGGAGTACGTTGTCGCCTCGGTCGCCGAGGTCGGTCCGGTGACCGCCCGCAGCCTGCTCGAACAGTTCGGCAGTGTCGAGGCGGTGATGACCGCGACCCACGACGAACTGCTCGACGTCGACGGCATCGGCGAGGTGACGGCCGAGCGAATCCGCTCGGTCGTCGGCGGCACGTACGACCCCTGA